Proteins co-encoded in one Trueperella abortisuis genomic window:
- the fdxA gene encoding ferredoxin gives MTYIIALPCVDVKDRACVDECPVDCIYEGERMLYIHPDECVDCGACEPVCPVEAIYYEDDTPQEWADYYKANVEFFDDLGSPGGASKMGPIKKDHPLIAQLPQGIND, from the coding sequence GTGACATACATAATCGCTTTGCCCTGCGTGGACGTGAAGGATCGCGCCTGCGTCGACGAATGCCCGGTGGACTGCATCTATGAGGGCGAGCGCATGCTCTACATTCACCCGGATGAGTGCGTGGATTGCGGCGCCTGCGAGCCGGTGTGCCCGGTGGAGGCGATCTACTACGAGGACGACACCCCGCAGGAGTGGGCCGATTACTACAAGGCGAACGTCGAGTTCTTTGACGACCTCGGCTCGCCGGGTGGGGCCTCCAAGATGGGGCCGATCAAGAAGGACCACCCGCTCATCGCCCAGCTTCCGCAGGGCATCAACGATTAG
- the dapC gene encoding succinyldiaminopimelate transaminase — MGFYADSLPDFPWDSLVPARNRAAQYPGPVCDLTIGTPVDDTPAIIQNALAGATNAHGYPAVLGSTELRAAIGAWMARRGITSDVAILPTIGSKEMVGLLPSLMGLGAGARVGFPDVAYPTYDVGARLAGATPVLIDSDSDPASWPTLDLLWLNSPGNPNGHVLSRPQLRAIVAWARGCGAVVASDECYAELCWDVAEAPSLLDDAVCGGDPAGLLMVYSLSKQSNMAGYRASWLAGDPAIVLPIAELRKHLGFMMPAPVQHAMAIALGDAEHVSVQHDVYRRRRDTLLGALDSAGLVGDPASVAGLYLWVTAEGATSWDIVDACAQLGIVVAPGIFYGEAGDGWVRMSLTATDFAINEAAKRLERLPDLLKRS; from the coding sequence GTGGGATTCTACGCTGATTCGCTGCCCGATTTCCCGTGGGACTCGCTGGTCCCGGCGCGGAATCGGGCAGCGCAGTATCCGGGGCCGGTCTGCGACCTGACGATCGGCACCCCGGTCGACGACACGCCCGCAATCATCCAGAATGCCCTCGCCGGGGCCACGAACGCCCACGGCTACCCCGCGGTGCTCGGCAGTACCGAGCTGCGCGCGGCGATCGGGGCGTGGATGGCGCGGCGCGGGATCACCTCCGACGTGGCGATCCTGCCCACGATTGGCTCGAAGGAGATGGTGGGCCTGCTGCCCTCGCTCATGGGCCTCGGGGCGGGTGCGCGCGTGGGATTCCCGGACGTCGCCTACCCCACCTACGACGTCGGGGCGCGGCTCGCGGGGGCCACTCCCGTCCTCATCGACAGCGACTCCGATCCAGCCAGCTGGCCGACACTCGACCTGCTGTGGCTCAACTCGCCCGGCAACCCTAACGGCCACGTGCTCTCCCGCCCGCAGCTTCGCGCGATCGTGGCGTGGGCGCGGGGGTGCGGCGCCGTCGTCGCCAGCGACGAATGCTACGCGGAACTGTGCTGGGACGTGGCCGAGGCGCCCTCCCTGTTGGACGACGCCGTGTGCGGGGGCGACCCGGCGGGCCTGCTCATGGTCTACTCCCTGTCGAAGCAGTCGAACATGGCCGGCTACCGCGCCTCCTGGCTGGCGGGTGACCCGGCGATCGTCTTGCCGATCGCGGAGCTACGCAAGCACCTGGGCTTCATGATGCCCGCGCCCGTCCAGCACGCGATGGCTATCGCCCTCGGGGACGCGGAGCACGTGAGCGTCCAACACGACGTCTACCGGCGGCGTCGTGACACCCTGCTCGGTGCCCTGGACTCGGCGGGGTTGGTGGGCGACCCGGCGTCGGTGGCGGGCCTGTACCTGTGGGTCACGGCGGAGGGGGCGACGTCGTGGGACATCGTGGACGCGTGCGCGCAGCTGGGGATCGTGGTGGCCCCGGGGATCTTCTACGGCGAGGCCGGGGACGGGTGGGTGCGCATGTCGCTCACAGCCACCGATTTCGCGATCAACGAAGCGGCCAAGCGTCTCGAAAGGCTTCCTGACCTGCTCAAACGATCCTGA
- a CDS encoding citrate synthase, whose translation MSNNAQLTVDGTTVELERVSATEGNDGFKIGQMLGQTGATTLDPGFTNTASCESSITYIDGGNGILRYRGYPIEQLAERASFLEVAYLLIYGELPDASSLASFTRRIKRHTLLHEDFRSFFTAFPSSGHPMSILQAGIAGLGTYYESTLDPNDPEQRDLASVLLLAKVPTMIAFISKRATGLPLIYPDASKSYTEDFLRMTFGLPYQTHDVDPTIVNALDKLFILHADHEQNCSTSTVRLVGSSRASIYASVAAGVGALSGPLHGGANEAVLRMLDDIREAGIPIKEFVQQVKDKTNDVKLMGFGHRVYKSYDPRAKIVKGLADDILGRLKGDTELFDMAMELEQAALEDDYFVERNLYPNVDFYTGLLYKAMGFPTKMFTPLFALGRLPGWIAQYRELVLDPTQKIGRPRQVYVGETERDWVKMSERTRQDRAFDENMDYVV comes from the coding sequence ATGTCTAACAATGCGCAATTGACGGTCGACGGTACCACTGTTGAACTCGAGCGCGTCAGCGCCACCGAAGGCAACGACGGCTTCAAGATCGGCCAGATGCTCGGACAAACCGGGGCCACGACGCTGGACCCAGGCTTCACCAACACCGCCTCGTGCGAATCCTCCATCACCTACATCGACGGCGGCAACGGCATCCTGCGCTACCGCGGATACCCAATCGAGCAGTTGGCCGAGCGCGCCTCCTTCCTTGAGGTCGCCTACCTGCTCATCTACGGCGAGCTGCCGGACGCGTCCTCGCTGGCGTCCTTCACGCGCCGCATCAAGAGGCACACCCTCCTCCACGAGGACTTCCGCAGCTTCTTCACCGCCTTCCCGTCCTCGGGACACCCCATGTCGATCCTGCAGGCCGGAATCGCGGGCCTAGGAACGTACTATGAGAGCACGCTCGACCCGAACGATCCCGAGCAGCGCGACCTCGCCTCCGTCCTCCTGCTGGCCAAGGTGCCCACCATGATCGCGTTCATCTCGAAGCGCGCTACCGGCCTGCCGCTCATCTACCCGGACGCCTCCAAGTCCTACACGGAGGACTTCCTGCGCATGACGTTCGGCCTGCCTTACCAGACCCACGACGTCGACCCGACCATCGTCAACGCCCTAGACAAGCTCTTCATCCTGCACGCCGACCACGAGCAGAACTGCTCGACGTCGACCGTGCGGCTGGTTGGTTCCTCGCGGGCCTCCATCTACGCCTCGGTCGCGGCCGGCGTGGGCGCACTATCCGGCCCTCTCCACGGCGGTGCGAACGAGGCGGTGCTGCGCATGCTTGACGATATCCGCGAGGCGGGCATCCCGATCAAGGAGTTCGTCCAGCAGGTCAAGGACAAGACGAACGACGTCAAGCTCATGGGCTTCGGCCACCGCGTCTACAAGAGCTACGACCCGCGCGCGAAGATCGTCAAGGGCCTGGCGGATGACATCCTCGGCCGCCTCAAGGGCGACACGGAGCTGTTCGACATGGCGATGGAGCTCGAGCAGGCGGCGCTGGAGGACGACTACTTCGTCGAGCGCAACCTCTACCCGAACGTCGACTTCTACACCGGCCTGCTCTACAAGGCGATGGGCTTCCCCACGAAGATGTTCACCCCGCTGTTCGCCCTCGGCCGCCTACCCGGATGGATCGCGCAGTACCGCGAACTCGTGCTCGATCCGACCCAAAAGATCGGACGCCCGCGCCAGGTATACGTGGGCGAGACCGAGCGGGACTGGGTGAAGATGTCGGAGCGTACCAGGCAGGATCGTGCCTTCGACGAGAACATGGACTACGTCGTCTAG
- a CDS encoding NUDIX domain-containing protein, with translation MRRAGDSFVECRCGQRHWGLFGAAGIMAWRPGAPRNDAGRAGTPSGREASGEPGAEGEPGAEGEPGAEGEVLMQLRVDWSHHGGTWGVPGGAIDVGESPWEGALREFFEETGIRELEPPSGRHVLAHPDWSYTTFVAKIADPGADVVANPESAALRWVKVSQLADLNLIAPFRQALPELLSYLPA, from the coding sequence ATGAGGAGAGCCGGGGACAGTTTCGTCGAGTGCCGCTGCGGGCAGCGGCACTGGGGGCTGTTCGGCGCGGCCGGCATCATGGCCTGGCGGCCCGGCGCACCGCGTAACGACGCCGGTCGCGCGGGTACGCCGAGCGGTCGCGAGGCGAGCGGCGAACCTGGCGCCGAGGGCGAACCTGGCGCCGAGGGAGAACCTGGCGCCGAGGGAGAAGTGCTCATGCAGTTGCGCGTGGACTGGTCCCACCACGGCGGCACGTGGGGCGTGCCGGGCGGCGCGATCGACGTGGGCGAGAGCCCGTGGGAGGGCGCGCTACGCGAGTTTTTCGAAGAGACCGGCATCCGCGAGCTCGAGCCGCCCAGCGGCCGCCACGTCCTCGCCCACCCCGACTGGAGCTACACCACGTTCGTGGCAAAGATCGCCGACCCGGGGGCCGACGTCGTTGCCAACCCCGAGTCGGCGGCGTTGCGGTGGGTAAAGGTCAGCCAGCTAGCCGACCTCAACCTCATCGCGCCCTTCCGGCAGGCGCTACCCGAGCTGCTGAGCTATCTTCCGGCGTAG
- a CDS encoding Maf family protein yields the protein MMQTLLLASASPARKATLIAAHIPPLVAVADVDEDALLAAAKARGPVSAAEQVQLLAVAKAKKVAAELDAGTQPTVIVGCDSMLEMDGQVVGKPHTPEVARERLRAMRGNAGDLHTGHCVIDVASGRMAVATSTATVHIAHLTDAEIEAYIGTGEPLVVAGSFTIDGYGGPFVERIEGDHHGVVGISLPLLRDLLAELGHAITDFWQ from the coding sequence ATGATGCAGACCCTACTCCTTGCCTCCGCGTCACCCGCCCGAAAGGCTACACTCATCGCCGCCCACATCCCGCCCCTCGTTGCGGTGGCGGATGTGGACGAGGACGCCCTGCTCGCCGCCGCGAAGGCGCGCGGGCCGGTCAGCGCGGCCGAGCAAGTCCAGCTGCTCGCCGTCGCCAAGGCCAAGAAAGTCGCCGCCGAGCTTGACGCGGGCACCCAGCCCACCGTCATCGTCGGATGCGACTCCATGCTCGAGATGGACGGGCAGGTGGTCGGCAAGCCGCACACCCCCGAGGTCGCTCGCGAGCGCCTGCGCGCCATGCGCGGCAACGCCGGCGACCTCCACACCGGCCACTGCGTGATCGACGTGGCGAGCGGCAGGATGGCCGTGGCCACCTCCACCGCCACCGTCCACATCGCCCACCTCACCGACGCCGAGATCGAGGCCTACATCGGGACCGGGGAGCCGCTCGTGGTGGCGGGCTCCTTCACCATCGACGGCTACGGCGGGCCTTTCGTTGAGCGGATCGAGGGCGACCACCACGGCGTCGTCGGCATCTCCCTGCCGCTCCTGCGTGACTTGCTCGCCGAGCTCGGCCACGCGATCACGGACTTTTGGCAATGA
- a CDS encoding DUF885 domain-containing protein — protein sequence MTVSRPVTDIDNLSNRYVSDLLDRTPELVTALGLGREDDGGFSDYSPAGLADLNDLNVATLRKLNALEPADDVDRVTKAALATSLESEIDYFERGEVGEINVIASPLQSIQEIYDNMAQDSAADWQLITRRLGNTASALRGWQETLLRRAQSGPPTATKQVELAIAQAEHKAGSRSPLADLAARGGAAHPELADSLRQAADSAQRAYGELAAFLREQILPHGAASEAFGRERYAPRLRESTGATLDLDETYEWGLEELARIVSEQEEIVAELYGADVSIPEALARLDADPAYQIHGTDALKAWMQETSDRALDDLHGTHFDIPTPLRKLECMIAPSGTGAIYYTGPSDDFSRGGRMWWSVPEGTDVFHTWQEKTTVYHEGVPGHHLQVGMATYMKDSLNDWRRHLCWNSGHGEGWALYAEGLMAELGYQDEPAYRMGVLDSERLRATRVALDIGFHLGKPSPKGYEHISPTWTREVAWQFLQDNVAMDRSFLAFELDRYLGWAGQAPSYKIGHRIWKQLRADAAARAAARGEAFSVKDWHMRALSIGSVGLDILRDALAE from the coding sequence ATGACTGTCTCCCGACCTGTAACTGACATCGACAACCTGTCCAACCGCTACGTCTCCGATCTCCTCGATCGCACCCCCGAGCTGGTCACCGCGCTCGGCTTGGGGCGCGAGGACGACGGCGGATTCTCCGACTACTCCCCCGCGGGCTTGGCCGACCTCAACGACCTCAACGTCGCCACCCTACGCAAACTGAACGCGCTCGAGCCCGCCGACGACGTCGACCGCGTCACCAAGGCCGCCCTCGCCACAAGCCTGGAATCAGAGATCGACTACTTCGAGCGCGGGGAGGTGGGCGAGATCAACGTCATCGCCTCGCCACTGCAGTCGATTCAGGAGATCTACGACAACATGGCCCAGGACAGCGCCGCGGACTGGCAGCTCATCACGCGCCGTTTGGGTAACACCGCATCCGCCCTGCGTGGCTGGCAAGAAACCTTGCTGCGCCGCGCCCAGTCCGGCCCGCCCACGGCCACCAAGCAGGTCGAGCTCGCCATCGCACAGGCAGAGCACAAGGCCGGCTCCCGCTCTCCGCTGGCGGACCTCGCCGCGCGCGGAGGCGCGGCGCACCCCGAACTTGCCGACTCACTGCGCCAGGCGGCCGACTCGGCGCAACGGGCCTACGGCGAGCTCGCCGCCTTCCTGCGCGAGCAGATCCTGCCACACGGGGCCGCCAGCGAAGCCTTCGGCCGCGAGCGCTACGCCCCCCGCCTGCGCGAATCCACGGGCGCCACCCTCGACCTCGACGAGACCTACGAGTGGGGCCTGGAGGAGCTGGCCCGGATCGTGTCTGAGCAGGAGGAGATCGTCGCCGAGCTCTACGGCGCGGACGTGTCCATCCCCGAGGCGCTCGCCCGCCTCGACGCCGACCCGGCCTACCAGATTCACGGCACGGACGCGCTCAAGGCCTGGATGCAGGAGACCTCGGACCGTGCGCTTGACGACCTGCACGGCACACACTTCGACATCCCCACCCCGCTGCGCAAGCTGGAGTGCATGATCGCACCCTCGGGCACCGGCGCCATTTACTACACGGGCCCCTCGGATGATTTCTCCCGCGGCGGGCGCATGTGGTGGTCCGTCCCGGAGGGGACGGACGTGTTCCACACGTGGCAGGAGAAGACCACCGTCTACCACGAGGGTGTGCCCGGCCACCACCTGCAGGTGGGCATGGCAACCTACATGAAGGACTCGCTCAACGACTGGCGGCGCCACCTGTGCTGGAACTCCGGACATGGGGAAGGCTGGGCGCTCTACGCCGAGGGACTCATGGCTGAGCTCGGCTACCAGGACGAGCCCGCTTACCGCATGGGCGTGCTCGACTCCGAGCGCCTGCGCGCCACGCGCGTCGCCCTGGACATCGGATTCCACCTGGGCAAACCCTCCCCGAAGGGCTACGAGCACATCTCGCCGACCTGGACGCGAGAGGTGGCCTGGCAGTTCCTCCAGGACAACGTGGCCATGGACCGTTCCTTCCTCGCCTTCGAGCTCGATCGCTACCTCGGCTGGGCCGGGCAGGCGCCGTCGTACAAGATCGGGCACCGGATCTGGAAGCAGCTGCGCGCCGACGCCGCGGCCCGGGCGGCCGCCCGCGGCGAAGCGTTTTCGGTGAAGGACTGGCACATGCGGGCGCTCTCCATCGGCTCGGTCGGCCTCGACATCCTGCGCGACGCCCTGGCGGAATGA
- a CDS encoding adenylate/guanylate cyclase domain-containing protein, whose translation MTHNTEHAGSSDENPTTVEAHVRRLLDGPAKYRLREAAELANMDTDSVRRFWRAMGFPYIQDPDVRLFTEYDVDVMRAHQDMVEMGRTDEDTQNSLVRAQSHLADRLVLWQYEALVEEAEARHGLDELSARYWVLDHIGDYEEFLIYQMKYAWRRHLASFLRRTEVELENLRAGNDVILLSRALGFVDLVAFTDRSGQLSPHQLVDFIQTFEFTCRDVISGLGARVVKMVGDAVLYIADDLKTGAKVVSSIRDALHATPNMPEVRASLVWGGVVSRFGDVFGPSVNLASRLCAIAPEGAILVDRDTAEALRALDPKKYLLEENIGSELRGIGFIESARLTVMRDQE comes from the coding sequence GTGACCCATAACACAGAACATGCGGGGTCCTCCGACGAGAATCCAACCACGGTCGAGGCGCACGTGCGCCGGCTGTTGGACGGACCTGCAAAGTACCGGCTTCGCGAGGCGGCGGAATTGGCCAATATGGACACCGATTCCGTGCGTCGCTTTTGGCGTGCCATGGGCTTTCCCTATATTCAGGATCCGGACGTGCGGCTCTTCACCGAGTACGACGTCGACGTCATGCGTGCCCACCAGGACATGGTGGAGATGGGCCGCACGGATGAGGACACACAAAACTCGCTCGTGCGCGCGCAGAGCCACCTGGCCGACCGCCTCGTCCTGTGGCAATACGAGGCCCTCGTCGAGGAGGCCGAGGCGCGCCACGGGCTCGACGAACTCTCCGCCCGCTACTGGGTGCTCGACCACATCGGCGACTACGAAGAGTTTCTCATCTACCAGATGAAATATGCTTGGCGGCGCCACCTGGCCTCCTTCCTGCGCCGCACCGAGGTGGAGCTGGAAAACCTGCGTGCCGGCAATGACGTCATCCTCCTTTCTCGCGCGCTCGGTTTCGTGGACCTTGTGGCCTTCACCGACCGCTCGGGCCAGCTCTCCCCGCACCAGCTGGTCGACTTCATCCAGACCTTCGAGTTCACCTGTCGCGACGTCATCTCCGGGCTCGGGGCGCGCGTGGTGAAGATGGTGGGCGACGCCGTGCTCTACATCGCTGACGACCTCAAGACGGGCGCCAAGGTGGTGTCCTCCATTCGCGACGCGCTCCACGCCACGCCAAACATGCCGGAGGTGCGGGCCTCGCTCGTGTGGGGCGGGGTCGTATCCCGTTTCGGTGACGTCTTCGGCCCGAGCGTCAACCTCGCCTCGCGGCTGTGCGCGATCGCGCCGGAGGGTGCGATCCTGGTTGATCGGGACACGGCGGAGGCGTTGCGCGCCCTGGATCCGAAGAAGTATCTGTTGGAGGAGAACATCGGATCCGAGCTACGCGGAATTGGCTTTATCGAGTCAGCCAGGCTCACAGTCATGCGTGATCAGGAGTAG
- a CDS encoding response regulator transcription factor has protein sequence MTKILLVEDDAAISAPLVRAFSREGYDIEAVETGRGALEKMDGHIDLVVLDLGLPDMDGLDVARTARSRSKTFPILILTARSEEVDMVVGLDAGADDYVTKPFRLAELLARVRALLRRSVTGEDGSDTLKAQDVSMDVDAHRAYVGSRELQLTGKEFELLRVLLRDAGNVVERDKLMLEVWGTEADSSTKKLDMHISWLRRKLGDDVNDPHYITTVRGMGFRFEV, from the coding sequence TTGACAAAGATTTTGCTAGTCGAAGATGACGCAGCGATTTCGGCCCCTCTCGTTCGTGCCTTCTCACGCGAGGGATACGACATCGAGGCGGTGGAGACGGGGCGGGGAGCCCTGGAAAAGATGGACGGCCATATCGACCTTGTGGTTCTCGATCTTGGTCTGCCGGACATGGACGGCCTCGACGTGGCGCGCACGGCGCGTTCGCGGTCTAAGACCTTCCCGATCCTCATTCTGACTGCCCGCTCGGAGGAGGTGGACATGGTTGTCGGTCTCGACGCCGGGGCGGACGACTATGTGACCAAGCCCTTCCGGCTGGCCGAGCTCCTGGCGCGCGTGCGCGCGCTGCTGCGCCGCTCGGTGACGGGCGAGGATGGCTCGGATACGCTCAAGGCCCAGGATGTTTCGATGGACGTGGACGCCCACCGTGCCTACGTCGGCTCGCGAGAGCTGCAGCTGACGGGCAAGGAGTTCGAACTGTTGCGCGTGTTGCTACGTGACGCGGGCAACGTCGTCGAACGCGACAAGCTGATGCTGGAGGTGTGGGGGACCGAGGCGGATTCCTCCACGAAGAAGCTCGACATGCACATCTCGTGGCTACGCCGAAAGCTGGGCGACGACGTCAACGATCCCCACTACATCACCACCGTCCGTGGAATGGGCTTCCGCTTCGAGGTCTGA
- a CDS encoding sensor histidine kinase — translation MRRRAITMTTAAVAVAVLILGLPGMLFAISLVWQQVHTELSDRATAASTVVDRMAADDLYISEALLTRLATNGTPDNAHIVVNYPDGTRVESDTKAPENSLEQSVVNAAGVLVTASVPRSDIIQTISLMVAAAIGLILVAFMAGVTLAMKQSRKISAPLIYLAAAAEQLGAGRVRPQIRQSGIEEIDLISDEIARSADRMAGRLAKERQFAADAAHQLRTPLAALSMRIEEIEYLTDDEEIIEEVHKSLEQIDRLTGVVSELMATSQSEAGGTTEAIAVSRAFSRIRDEWTKPFERAGRELVLDQGFDGAVLATPGSLSQILATLVENSLKYGAGTTSVSAAAAGKSVIFKVRDEGPGVSAEDAEEIFEKGFSTGGSTGIGLAVAKELAEIDGGRLKLTNREKAEFTLTLSALPKSLDPNKVLPHGAIMTVGARRGRR, via the coding sequence ATGCGGCGGCGCGCGATTACGATGACGACGGCGGCCGTTGCGGTCGCCGTCCTCATCTTGGGCCTGCCGGGAATGCTATTCGCCATCTCGCTCGTGTGGCAGCAGGTTCACACGGAGCTGTCCGACCGTGCCACGGCCGCCTCCACGGTGGTGGACCGCATGGCGGCGGACGACCTGTATATTTCGGAGGCGCTGCTGACCCGGCTCGCCACGAACGGGACGCCCGATAACGCGCACATCGTGGTGAACTATCCGGACGGCACCCGGGTGGAGTCGGACACCAAGGCGCCTGAGAACTCCCTCGAACAGTCGGTGGTTAACGCGGCGGGCGTGCTCGTGACGGCGTCGGTGCCACGATCGGACATCATCCAGACAATCTCGCTCATGGTGGCCGCCGCGATCGGGCTCATCCTCGTGGCCTTCATGGCCGGAGTGACTCTCGCGATGAAGCAGTCGCGCAAGATATCGGCGCCGCTCATCTATCTGGCGGCGGCAGCCGAGCAGCTGGGCGCGGGGCGCGTACGCCCCCAGATACGCCAGTCGGGGATCGAGGAGATCGACCTCATCAGCGACGAGATTGCCCGAAGCGCCGACCGCATGGCGGGCAGGCTCGCCAAGGAGCGCCAGTTCGCCGCCGATGCCGCCCACCAGCTCCGCACGCCCCTCGCGGCACTGTCGATGCGGATCGAGGAGATCGAATACCTCACCGACGATGAGGAGATTATCGAGGAGGTTCACAAGTCCCTCGAACAGATCGACCGACTTACCGGCGTCGTGAGTGAGCTCATGGCCACCTCCCAGTCCGAGGCGGGTGGCACCACGGAGGCGATCGCGGTCTCGCGCGCGTTTTCCCGGATCAGGGACGAGTGGACGAAACCGTTCGAGCGCGCCGGTCGCGAGCTCGTGCTCGACCAGGGTTTCGACGGCGCCGTGCTGGCCACCCCCGGATCGCTGTCCCAGATCCTCGCCACACTTGTGGAGAACTCGCTGAAGTACGGCGCGGGTACGACGTCGGTGTCTGCCGCGGCGGCCGGCAAGTCGGTCATCTTCAAGGTGCGTGACGAGGGGCCGGGTGTGTCCGCCGAGGACGCTGAGGAGATCTTCGAGAAGGGCTTTTCCACGGGAGGATCGACCGGCATCGGCTTGGCCGTGGCGAAGGAGCTGGCCGAGATCGACGGCGGGCGCCTGAAGCTGACCAATCGAGAGAAGGCCGAGTTCACGCTGACCCTCTCCGCCCTGCCGAAGTCGTTGGACCCGAACAAGGTGCTGCCTCACGGGGCGATCATGACGGTGGGTGCGCGCCGCGGCCGGCGCTAA
- a CDS encoding GtrA family protein translates to MHDLVAKLLRGQTLRQWLVEFIQFCTVGLGSYVVDVGLFNFLAYSGAIHLPWDAPMVAKTLSVFVSIIFSWVVNRMWTFHNKSDKSRGREFVLFLAINIGGLLIALGCLGFSRYILGLDSQLADNISANIVGLVLGTAFRYVCYRYLVFTKAPQS, encoded by the coding sequence ATGCACGACCTTGTGGCCAAGCTCCTACGCGGTCAGACGTTGAGGCAGTGGCTGGTGGAGTTCATACAGTTTTGCACGGTCGGGCTGGGCTCGTACGTCGTGGACGTGGGCCTGTTTAACTTCCTCGCCTACTCCGGGGCGATCCACCTGCCGTGGGACGCGCCGATGGTGGCCAAGACCCTGTCCGTCTTCGTCTCGATCATCTTCTCGTGGGTGGTCAACAGGATGTGGACGTTCCACAACAAGTCTGATAAGAGCCGGGGGCGGGAGTTTGTTCTCTTCCTCGCGATCAACATCGGCGGCCTGCTCATCGCCCTCGGATGCCTCGGCTTCTCGCGATACATCCTCGGACTCGACTCTCAGCTCGCTGACAACATCTCGGCCAACATCGTCGGCCTCGTGCTCGGCACCGCGTTCCGCTACGTGTGCTACCGCTACCTCGTCTTTACCAAAGCACCGCAGTCCTAG
- a CDS encoding LCP family protein produces the protein MSQPPSFEPRNRRQRPSVEGARPVGQSREQASQPRAGQGRPLRTDAGKSAPSAGAPRRPVRRSAFANKARPASFAPSSGPASASGSASASAPAPAAESARPTQGPVTPPPSYLPQGQFSEGRYRADQGRVQSVDHPNVVQPGLPERPARPRKKRSWGKRILALILAVLIAILAWVFYLYGYGNDKLTHASALSGAPDTPGTTYLIVGSDERGEAVNDPTEGHRADTIMLLHKPESGPAALVSIPRDTLVHYPDSDANGKLNGAFSYGGAQYLVQTVEELTGLTIDRYIQIGMDGVKELTDAVGGVELCLDYDVSDEYSGLQWTAGCHVADGTTALSFSRMRYSDPLGDIGRTERQRQVVAKIIDKALSPATVLNPFAQRRLVGSVAETLTVDDDASLMDVGYAGLALRDTIGPDGLKGAPPIASLNYPGPGGSSTVLLADEAEQFWIDLRDGSLTPDSFASF, from the coding sequence ATGAGCCAGCCACCGTCTTTCGAGCCCCGCAATCGCCGCCAGCGCCCTTCCGTTGAGGGTGCCCGCCCGGTCGGCCAGAGCCGTGAGCAGGCCAGCCAGCCGCGTGCCGGCCAGGGCCGCCCCCTCCGCACCGACGCCGGTAAGTCCGCTCCTAGCGCGGGCGCGCCCCGGCGGCCCGTTCGTCGTTCAGCGTTTGCGAACAAGGCCAGGCCGGCCTCGTTTGCACCATCCTCCGGACCCGCCTCCGCGTCCGGGTCGGCCTCCGCGTCCGCCCCCGCACCCGCGGCCGAATCGGCGCGCCCGACGCAGGGCCCGGTCACGCCTCCCCCGTCCTATCTCCCCCAGGGCCAGTTTTCTGAAGGCCGGTACCGCGCGGACCAGGGCCGCGTGCAGTCAGTGGATCACCCGAACGTCGTCCAGCCCGGGTTACCCGAGCGTCCGGCTCGCCCGCGCAAAAAGCGCTCGTGGGGAAAGAGGATCCTGGCGCTGATCTTGGCGGTGCTCATCGCGATCCTCGCATGGGTCTTCTACCTCTACGGCTACGGCAACGACAAGCTCACCCACGCCTCCGCGCTCTCCGGCGCGCCGGACACGCCGGGAACCACCTACCTCATCGTCGGCTCCGACGAGCGCGGTGAGGCGGTCAACGATCCCACGGAGGGCCATCGCGCCGACACGATCATGCTCTTGCACAAGCCCGAGTCGGGCCCTGCGGCGCTCGTGTCCATCCCGCGCGACACGCTCGTCCACTATCCCGACTCCGACGCAAACGGCAAGCTCAACGGTGCATTTTCCTACGGCGGGGCGCAATACCTTGTCCAGACCGTCGAGGAGCTCACCGGCCTGACCATCGACCGTTACATTCAAATCGGCATGGACGGCGTCAAGGAGCTCACCGACGCGGTGGGCGGCGTAGAGCTTTGCCTCGACTACGACGTCTCCGACGAGTACTCCGGCCTCCAATGGACCGCCGGCTGCCACGTCGCGGACGGCACCACCGCCCTGTCTTTCTCCCGCATGCGCTACTCGGATCCGCTCGGCGACATCGGCCGCACCGAACGCCAGCGTCAGGTGGTGGCGAAGATCATCGACAAGGCGCTCTCTCCGGCCACCGTTCTCAACCCGTTTGCCCAGCGCCGCCTGGTCGGTTCGGTAGCCGAGACCCTCACGGTCGACGACGACGCCTCACTCATGGACGTCGGCTACGCCGGCCTCGCCCTCCGCGACACGATCGGCCCCGATGGGCTGAAGGGAGCGCCCCCAATCGCCTCGCTGAACTACCCCGGCCCGGGCGGATCCTCCACGGTTCTCCTGGCGGACGAGGCCGAACAATTCTGGATCGACCTGCGCGACGGCAGCCTCACCCCCGATTCCTTCGCGAGCTTCTAG